In Gloeocapsa sp. PCC 73106, a single genomic region encodes these proteins:
- a CDS encoding 1-acyl-sn-glycerol-3-phosphate acyltransferase, with amino-acid sequence MIDSQKTLIPTRVWPWLTPLAYTLARWVVLPFYFGEITISGQKNVPQTGAVILAPTHRSRWDAILVPYATGFLVSGRHPRFMVTSTEVTGFQGWLIKRLGSFPVDVDRPDLETLDYSIELLNKGEMLVIFPEGGIFREAIVHPLKRGIGKIALEVLNRNPTAQIKILPISIKYSETLPTRGCQVKIDIGEPLDVADYQDLSPRKGSQKLTQDLKTELKILHET; translated from the coding sequence ATGATAGATTCCCAAAAAACTTTAATTCCGACGCGCGTTTGGCCCTGGCTAACCCCCCTAGCGTATACTTTAGCTCGATGGGTTGTGCTTCCCTTTTATTTTGGTGAAATCACCATTTCTGGACAAAAAAATGTACCGCAAACGGGCGCGGTAATTCTCGCACCGACTCATCGCTCTCGCTGGGACGCGATTCTGGTACCCTATGCAACAGGATTTTTAGTCAGTGGGAGACATCCTCGTTTTATGGTAACCTCTACTGAAGTGACTGGTTTTCAGGGCTGGTTAATTAAACGTCTCGGAAGTTTTCCTGTAGATGTAGATCGTCCTGATTTAGAGACTTTAGATTATAGTATTGAGCTGCTAAATAAAGGAGAAATGCTAGTTATCTTTCCCGAAGGGGGTATTTTCAGAGAGGCGATCGTTCACCCTCTCAAGCGAGGTATCGGTAAAATAGCTCTAGAGGTGTTGAATCGTAATCCCACGGCTCAAATTAAAATTCTCCCCATCAGTATCAAATACAGCGAAACGCTACCTACTAGAGGTTGTCAGGTTAAAATTGACATTGGTGAACCTCTAGACGTCGCTGATTATCAAGATTTATCCCCGAGAAAGGGTTCTCAAAAACTGACCCAAGATCTGAAAACTGAACTAAAAATACTCCATGAAACTTAG
- a CDS encoding pentapeptide repeat-containing protein, which produces MANSNHLTLLSYSRENWQKWRRENPDIVPDLTYSNLYQANLSHLDLSGVNFSGANLYQANLAGSNLSRAELTNTNLRDAKLTNAILSEANLMGTDLRDADLNYADLHQANLISANLRQAQLREADLSQTQLIRANLSSANLIQANLIQANLHQANLHQAELIRAYLYQAILTEANLSEAHLGGAYLFNVQLNGANLEGTDLRWANLTRTDLSQVNLDKAKLKIKEIV; this is translated from the coding sequence ATGGCAAATTCAAATCATTTGACTCTTCTAAGCTATAGTCGAGAAAACTGGCAAAAGTGGAGGAGAGAAAACCCCGATATCGTGCCAGATTTAACCTATAGTAATTTGTATCAGGCGAATCTGAGTCATCTGGATTTATCGGGAGTTAATTTCAGTGGTGCTAATCTCTATCAAGCCAATCTCGCAGGTAGTAACCTGAGTCGAGCTGAGTTAACTAATACTAATTTGAGAGATGCTAAATTGACTAATGCTATTCTCTCTGAAGCGAATTTAATGGGAACAGATTTGAGAGACGCTGACTTAAATTACGCCGATTTGCACCAAGCGAATTTAATCTCTGCTAATTTGAGACAAGCTCAACTCAGAGAAGCAGATTTGAGTCAAACTCAGTTAATAAGGGCTAATTTAAGTTCCGCTAATCTAATTCAAGCTAATCTGATTCAAGCTAACTTGCACCAAGCTAATTTACACCAAGCCGAGTTAATTAGAGCTTATTTATATCAGGCTATTTTAACTGAAGCTAATCTTAGTGAAGCTCACTTGGGTGGAGCTTATTTATTTAATGTTCAGCTAAATGGAGCTAATCTCGAGGGAACCGATTTAAGATGGGCAAACTTGACTAGAACCGATCTGAGTCAAGTTAATCTAGACAAGGCTAAGCTAAAGATTAAAGAAATTGTCTAA
- a CDS encoding type II toxin-antitoxin system HicA family toxin: protein MKSISGKAFAKILERHGWNLVRIQGSHHIYCKPGLSNRISIPIHSNKDLKIGLLRHFMKQAGLSEEDLQ from the coding sequence ATGAAGTCTATTTCTGGGAAAGCTTTTGCCAAGATTCTGGAACGTCATGGCTGGAATTTAGTAAGGATTCAAGGGAGTCATCACATTTACTGTAAACCAGGTCTGTCTAATCGGATTTCAATCCCCATTCACAGTAATAAAGATTTAAAGATTGGCTTACTGAGACATTTTATGAAGCAAGCAGGGCTTTCAGAAGAAGATTTACAATAA